One genomic window of Hymenobacter sp. J193 includes the following:
- a CDS encoding S9 family peptidase translates to MRKYLLAFTAAAFCVSVASAQQRPALTAQDYARAERFLSYNTQALVDGSAGQPNWLDNDRFWYRVLTARGSEFILVDPARKTRKPAFDQAKLAAALSAASGKTYEANRLPFRTLSFSPDAKTISFAANGKAWKYSVGSGQLSPDAAPAAPYANAGNEIESPDGKLAAFIKDDNLWVRDTNTNHLTQLTTDGAKDYGYATDNAGWTHSDKPVLRWSPDSRKIATFRQDQRRVGDMYLVTTNVGHPKLEAWKYPLPGDQDIATIERVVIEVNSPKVVRFQMPPDPHRGTLSDDISSSGTFDDVDWSPDTRELAFVSTSRDHKEEKFRIADATTGAVRDVFSETVATQYESGQGAINWRYLPKSKEIIWYSERDNWGHLYLYDATSGKVKQQITKGNFVVTQLVKVDEKRREVYFLADGREPGNPYFTHLYRIGLDGKNLKLLTPEPGNHQVTFSPSGQYFIDTYSQPDRPGVTVLRATDGKLLSTLEKTDVSRLTATGWKAPTPVTVKAADGQTDLYGLMFTPTTLDPGKKYPIINYIYPGPQGGGVGSWSFSSARNDNQALAELGFVVVVIEGSCNPLRSKSYHDACYGNMAENTLSDQITGMRQLAQKYPYIDLERAGIWGHSGGGYATAAAMFRYPEFFKVGISESGNHENRNYEDDWAERYIGLLKTNPDGTTNYDNQANVPFAKNLQGKLLLAHGLMDDNVPPYNTWLVVDALTKANKSYDLVVFPQARHGYGSSSYYMMRRRWDYFVQHLAGAVPPHDYELKSKPDPRNAVQ, encoded by the coding sequence ATGCGCAAGTATTTACTGGCCTTCACCGCCGCCGCTTTCTGCGTCTCGGTGGCCTCGGCCCAGCAGCGGCCCGCTCTCACCGCCCAGGACTACGCCCGGGCCGAGCGGTTTCTGAGCTACAACACCCAAGCGCTGGTAGATGGCAGCGCTGGCCAGCCCAACTGGCTGGACAATGACCGGTTCTGGTACCGCGTGCTCACGGCCCGGGGCAGCGAGTTTATCCTGGTAGACCCGGCCCGCAAAACCCGTAAGCCGGCTTTCGACCAAGCCAAGCTAGCGGCTGCGCTGTCGGCAGCCAGTGGCAAGACGTACGAGGCCAATCGGTTGCCTTTCCGCACGCTCTCGTTTTCGCCCGATGCGAAGACCATATCCTTCGCCGCCAACGGCAAAGCCTGGAAGTACAGCGTAGGAAGTGGCCAGCTGAGTCCCGACGCGGCCCCGGCAGCGCCTTATGCCAACGCCGGCAACGAAATTGAGTCGCCCGACGGCAAGCTGGCCGCCTTCATCAAGGACGATAACCTGTGGGTGCGCGACACCAACACCAACCACCTAACCCAGCTCACCACCGACGGCGCCAAGGACTACGGCTACGCCACCGACAACGCCGGCTGGACCCACAGCGACAAGCCCGTGCTGCGCTGGTCGCCCGACTCGCGCAAGATTGCCACCTTCCGCCAGGACCAGCGCCGCGTGGGCGACATGTATCTGGTGACCACCAACGTAGGCCATCCGAAGCTGGAGGCGTGGAAGTACCCGCTGCCCGGCGACCAGGACATTGCCACCATCGAGCGGGTGGTCATCGAAGTGAACAGCCCCAAAGTGGTGCGCTTCCAGATGCCCCCCGACCCGCACCGCGGCACGCTCTCCGACGACATTTCCAGCAGCGGCACCTTCGACGACGTGGACTGGAGCCCTGATACCCGGGAGCTGGCCTTCGTATCAACTTCCCGCGACCATAAGGAGGAGAAATTCCGCATTGCCGATGCCACCACCGGCGCGGTGCGGGACGTGTTTTCGGAAACCGTAGCCACGCAGTACGAGTCGGGGCAGGGTGCCATCAACTGGCGCTACCTGCCCAAAAGCAAGGAAATTATCTGGTACTCGGAGCGTGATAACTGGGGCCACCTCTACCTCTACGATGCTACCAGCGGCAAGGTAAAGCAGCAGATTACCAAGGGGAATTTTGTTGTTACGCAGCTGGTAAAGGTAGATGAAAAGCGGCGCGAAGTTTATTTCCTGGCCGACGGCCGGGAACCGGGCAACCCCTACTTCACGCACCTCTACCGCATCGGGCTGGATGGCAAAAACCTGAAGCTGCTCACGCCCGAGCCCGGCAACCACCAGGTGACTTTCTCGCCCTCGGGCCAGTACTTCATCGATACCTACTCCCAGCCCGACCGCCCCGGCGTGACGGTGCTGCGCGCCACCGATGGCAAGCTGCTCTCGACCCTGGAAAAAACCGACGTTTCCCGCCTCACGGCCACCGGCTGGAAAGCGCCTACGCCCGTCACGGTGAAAGCCGCCGACGGGCAGACCGACCTCTACGGGCTGATGTTTACGCCCACCACGCTGGACCCCGGCAAAAAGTACCCCATCATCAACTACATCTACCCCGGCCCGCAGGGTGGAGGCGTAGGCAGCTGGTCGTTCAGTTCGGCCCGCAACGACAACCAGGCCCTGGCCGAGCTGGGCTTCGTGGTGGTGGTGATTGAGGGCAGCTGCAACCCGCTGCGCTCCAAGAGCTACCACGATGCCTGTTACGGCAACATGGCCGAAAACACGCTGTCGGACCAGATAACCGGCATGCGCCAGCTAGCCCAGAAGTACCCCTACATCGACCTGGAGCGGGCCGGCATCTGGGGGCACTCGGGTGGGGGCTACGCCACGGCAGCAGCTATGTTCCGCTACCCCGAGTTCTTCAAAGTAGGCATTTCGGAGTCCGGCAACCACGAAAACCGCAACTACGAGGACGACTGGGCGGAGCGCTACATCGGCCTGCTCAAAACCAACCCCGACGGCACCACCAACTACGACAACCAAGCTAACGTGCCCTTCGCCAAAAACCTCCAGGGCAAGCTCCTGCTGGCCCACGGCCTGATGGACGACAACGTGCCGCCCTACAACACCTGGCTGGTGGTGGATGCCCTCACCAAAGCCAACAAAAGCTACGACCTGGTGGTATTCCCGCAGGCCCGCCACGGCTACGGTTCCTCCTCGTACTACATGATGCGCCGCCGCTGGGACTACTTTGTGCAGCACTTGGCCGGCGCCGTGCCACCGCACGACTACGAACTGAAGTCCAAGCCCGACCCGCGCAACGCGGTGCAGTAG
- the hslV gene encoding ATP-dependent protease subunit HslV, which translates to MRIRSTTVLGVRHNGQIALGADGQATMDKHVAKSNVRKVRKLHEGKVVTGFAGSTADAFMLLDKFEEKLGGYGGQLRRAAIELAKEWRKDQYLRKLEAMMVVCDKDELLIIAGTGDVLEPDYDVAAIGSGAMYAQAAALALKKHAPHLTARQMVEEALHIAADICIYTNHNLMIEQPE; encoded by the coding sequence ATGAGAATTCGCTCGACTACCGTGCTGGGTGTACGCCACAATGGGCAGATTGCCCTCGGCGCCGACGGCCAGGCCACTATGGACAAGCACGTGGCCAAGAGCAACGTGCGCAAAGTACGTAAGCTCCACGAGGGCAAAGTGGTAACGGGCTTTGCTGGCTCCACCGCCGATGCCTTTATGTTGCTCGATAAGTTTGAGGAAAAGCTGGGCGGCTACGGCGGGCAGCTGCGCCGCGCGGCCATTGAGCTGGCCAAAGAGTGGCGCAAAGACCAGTACCTGCGCAAGCTCGAAGCCATGATGGTGGTCTGCGATAAAGACGAGCTGCTCATCATTGCCGGCACCGGCGACGTGCTGGAGCCCGATTACGACGTCGCCGCTATCGGCTCGGGCGCTATGTACGCCCAGGCTGCGGCCCTGGCCCTGAAGAAGCACGCCCCCCACCTCACGGCCCGCCAGATGGTGGAGGAAGCCCTGCACATTGCCGCCGACATCTGCATTTACACCAACCACAACCTGATGATTGAGCAGCCCGAATAA
- a CDS encoding deoxyhypusine synthase family protein — MNVTNFLKHHYRHFNAAALIDAAEGYNKHLADGGKMMITLAGAMSTAEMGIQLAELIRQDKVQIISCTGANLEEDIFNLVAHDFYERVPNYRDLTAADEQALLERHMNRVTDTCIPEEEAMRRLEHSVLKFWEQADKAGERYFPHEFFYQILKSGELEQYYQIDPKDSWMLAAAEKNLPIICPGWEDSTLGNIFAGHVISGDIQNVHTVRTGIEYMIYLADWYTKQATEESKVGFFQIGGGIAGDFPICVVPMLHQDLGRTSVPLWGYFCQISDSTTSYGSYSGAVPNEKITWGKLGQDTPKYIIESDATIVAPLVFAMVLGQ; from the coding sequence ATGAACGTAACGAACTTCCTTAAGCACCACTACCGCCACTTCAACGCCGCTGCTTTGATTGATGCCGCCGAAGGCTACAACAAGCACCTGGCCGATGGAGGCAAGATGATGATAACGCTGGCCGGCGCCATGAGCACCGCCGAAATGGGCATCCAGCTGGCCGAGCTTATCCGTCAGGACAAGGTGCAAATCATCAGCTGCACGGGTGCCAACCTGGAAGAGGATATCTTCAACCTGGTAGCCCACGACTTCTACGAGCGGGTACCCAACTACCGCGACCTGACGGCGGCCGACGAGCAGGCCCTGCTGGAGCGCCACATGAACCGCGTAACCGATACCTGCATCCCCGAAGAAGAGGCCATGCGCCGCCTGGAGCACTCGGTGCTTAAGTTCTGGGAGCAGGCCGACAAAGCCGGGGAGCGGTACTTCCCCCACGAGTTCTTCTACCAGATCCTGAAGTCGGGCGAGCTGGAGCAGTACTACCAGATTGACCCCAAGGACTCCTGGATGCTGGCCGCCGCCGAGAAAAACCTGCCCATCATCTGCCCCGGTTGGGAAGACTCCACGCTCGGCAACATCTTCGCCGGCCACGTCATCTCGGGCGACATTCAGAACGTGCACACCGTGCGCACCGGCATCGAGTACATGATTTACTTGGCCGACTGGTACACCAAGCAGGCGACCGAGGAAAGCAAAGTGGGCTTCTTCCAGATTGGCGGCGGCATTGCCGGTGACTTCCCCATCTGCGTGGTGCCGATGTTGCACCAGGACCTTGGCCGCACCTCGGTGCCGCTGTGGGGCTACTTCTGCCAGATTTCGGACTCTACCACGTCCTACGGCTCCTACTCCGGTGCTGTGCCCAACGAGAAAATCACCTGGGGCAAGCTGGGTCAGGACACGCCCAAGTACATCATCGAATCAGACGCGACCATCGTGGCCCCGCTGGTGTTTGCCATGGTACTGGGGCAGTAG
- a CDS encoding ATP-grasp domain-containing protein produces the protein MRAYINQDSTGEWASTNCFAAADGFRQMGWEIVPFHHFAELPHDDPADIVVSHIDHVEDTLRALGRPVPPAVDYPSQLQPFLGRRMWQSTINAVAADPAQWPVFVKPLLARKKFTGVLVRHFRDLAGCGDQAENTPVWCAEPVRFVAEWRCFVRYGEVLAAQPYRGDWRAHFDPAVVEAAVAAYIPAPHAYALDVGLTSTGATLVIEVNEGYAIGSYGLPPLRYAKFLSARWAELTGTPDACNF, from the coding sequence ATGCGGGCTTATATCAACCAGGACTCCACCGGAGAGTGGGCCAGTACCAACTGCTTTGCCGCGGCCGACGGATTCCGGCAGATGGGCTGGGAAATCGTGCCCTTTCACCACTTTGCCGAACTACCCCACGACGACCCGGCCGACATCGTGGTAAGCCACATCGACCACGTGGAGGATACGCTGCGCGCCCTGGGACGGCCAGTGCCCCCGGCGGTTGACTACCCGTCGCAGCTGCAGCCGTTTCTGGGGCGGCGCATGTGGCAGTCAACCATCAATGCCGTGGCGGCCGACCCGGCCCAGTGGCCGGTGTTTGTGAAGCCCCTGCTGGCCCGCAAAAAGTTTACCGGCGTGCTGGTGCGCCACTTCCGCGACCTGGCCGGCTGCGGCGACCAGGCCGAAAACACGCCCGTGTGGTGCGCCGAGCCAGTGCGCTTCGTGGCTGAGTGGCGCTGCTTTGTGCGGTACGGGGAAGTGCTGGCGGCCCAGCCCTACCGCGGCGACTGGCGCGCCCATTTCGACCCCGCCGTGGTAGAAGCCGCCGTGGCGGCCTACATCCCGGCCCCGCATGCCTACGCCCTTGATGTTGGGCTGACCTCCACCGGTGCTACGCTGGTTATCGAGGTAAATGAGGGCTACGCCATTGGCAGCTACGGCCTGCCGCCCCTGCGCTATGCCAAGTTTCTGAGTGCCCGCTGGGCCGAGCTGACGGGCACCCCGGACGCGTGTAATTTCTAG
- a CDS encoding N-acetylmuramoyl-L-alanine amidase has protein sequence MRTVLLLLCLVLLSTAALAQRARRVVAKRGDVVQTLLRRHGLRSAEHVRQFRQLNKARLGSKGLVAGRAYVLPPVGRPARNVSKTKTAPPVAAKTAPVTRAALFGPAYAGVRARDQALRGAVYYLSSGHGGPDPGAIGQYGTYKLAEDEYAYDVTVRLARVLLEHGATVYVMVQDPNDGIRDQAVLATDYDEVQHPNRRIPLSQVQRLRQRIAEVNRLHSRHGRSYQRLLALHVDSRSVGQNIDVFFYHHPNNALGLRLAKNIHKVFTARYKRAQPNRPYSGNVSERGTLYEVRNSHAPAVFMELGNIRNQKDQRRFVVPDNRQALANWICEGLIADYAGRR, from the coding sequence TTGCGAACAGTTCTTCTCCTTCTTTGCCTGGTCCTGCTTTCCACCGCCGCCCTGGCCCAGCGCGCCCGTCGGGTGGTGGCCAAGCGCGGCGACGTCGTCCAGACCCTACTGCGCCGCCACGGCCTGCGTTCTGCTGAGCACGTGCGCCAGTTCCGGCAGCTGAACAAAGCCCGGCTGGGCTCCAAGGGGCTCGTTGCCGGCCGCGCCTACGTGTTGCCCCCGGTGGGCCGCCCCGCCCGCAACGTCTCCAAAACCAAAACGGCCCCGCCAGTAGCCGCCAAAACCGCCCCCGTGACGCGGGCCGCGCTGTTTGGCCCGGCCTATGCCGGGGTGCGGGCGCGCGACCAGGCCCTGCGTGGGGCCGTGTACTACCTTTCCTCCGGGCACGGCGGCCCCGACCCCGGCGCCATCGGGCAGTACGGCACCTACAAGCTGGCCGAAGATGAGTACGCCTACGACGTGACGGTGCGCTTGGCCCGCGTGCTGCTGGAACACGGGGCCACGGTGTACGTGATGGTGCAGGACCCTAACGACGGCATCCGCGACCAGGCCGTGCTGGCCACCGACTACGACGAGGTGCAGCACCCCAACCGCCGCATTCCGCTCAGCCAGGTGCAGCGCCTGCGCCAGCGCATTGCCGAGGTAAACCGCCTGCACAGCCGCCACGGCCGAAGCTACCAGCGCCTGCTGGCCTTGCACGTGGACAGCCGCAGCGTGGGCCAGAACATCGACGTGTTTTTCTACCACCACCCCAACAACGCCCTGGGTTTGCGCCTGGCCAAGAACATCCATAAGGTGTTCACCGCCCGCTATAAGCGCGCCCAGCCCAACCGGCCCTACTCCGGCAACGTGTCGGAGCGCGGCACGCTCTACGAGGTGCGCAACAGCCACGCTCCGGCGGTTTTTATGGAGCTGGGCAACATCCGCAACCAGAAAGACCAGCGCCGCTTTGTGGTGCCCGACAACCGCCAGGCCCTGGCCAACTGGATTTGTGAGGGCCTGATTGCCGACTACGCCGGGCGGCGCTAA
- a CDS encoding OmpA family protein produces the protein MKTPFLSLLTLSALTLASCDSLNKPAAKDEPQEATADTAVVYRDGKTAGDVADDAANGAENAFDIASAKLTDTTFPEIKTKGVTVRGNEDYQVYSVDETVLFDTDKATIKPSAAATLQEVVGSIGQRHADKDVRVMGFADSRGDASYNKDLAQQRANAVKSYLVDTGKMPAAKISTESFGEQQPAATNATAAGRKENRRVELVVRVR, from the coding sequence ATGAAAACTCCTTTTCTCTCCCTGCTCACCCTCTCGGCCCTCACGCTGGCCAGCTGCGACAGTCTCAACAAGCCCGCCGCCAAAGACGAGCCTCAGGAAGCTACTGCCGATACCGCCGTGGTGTACCGCGACGGTAAAACTGCCGGCGACGTGGCCGATGATGCCGCCAACGGCGCGGAAAATGCCTTCGACATTGCCTCGGCCAAGCTCACCGATACCACTTTCCCCGAAATCAAAACCAAGGGCGTGACCGTGCGCGGCAACGAGGATTACCAGGTGTACTCCGTGGATGAAACCGTGCTCTTCGACACCGACAAGGCCACCATTAAGCCCTCGGCCGCCGCTACCCTGCAGGAAGTTGTTGGCTCCATTGGCCAGCGCCATGCCGACAAGGATGTGCGCGTAATGGGCTTTGCCGACTCGCGTGGCGACGCCAGCTACAATAAAGACCTGGCCCAGCAGCGCGCCAACGCCGTGAAGAGCTACCTCGTGGACACCGGCAAGATGCCCGCCGCCAAAATCAGCACCGAGAGTTTCGGCGAGCAGCAGCCTGCCGCCACCAACGCCACCGCCGCCGGCCGCAAGGAAAACCGCCGCGTAGAGCTGGTGGTGCGCGTACGCTAG
- a CDS encoding AraC family transcriptional regulator — MPTPIPKKLLARQHEITADFTRLVYAHVDDLATGRATEALEIRDFASQLCIHPTHLSNTLKLTTGEAPCAIYERKLVEVSKELLRDPHQSIATVAARLTYDPSNFTKFFKRFVGTTPRQYREEALLAQLAPEKTEAVTS, encoded by the coding sequence ATGCCTACGCCCATCCCCAAAAAGCTCCTGGCCCGCCAGCACGAAATCACGGCCGACTTCACCCGCCTCGTGTACGCCCACGTGGACGACCTGGCCACCGGACGGGCTACGGAAGCGCTGGAAATCCGGGACTTTGCCAGCCAGCTGTGCATTCATCCCACCCACCTGAGCAACACGCTCAAGCTCACCACCGGCGAGGCACCCTGCGCCATTTATGAGCGCAAGCTGGTGGAAGTATCGAAAGAGCTGCTCCGGGACCCGCACCAGAGCATAGCCACGGTGGCCGCCCGCCTCACCTACGACCCATCCAATTTCACCAAGTTCTTCAAGCGCTTCGTGGGCACTACGCCCCGCCAGTACCGGGAGGAGGCGCTACTGGCGCAGCTTGCTCCTGAAAAAACGGAAGCTGTCACCAGTTAA
- a CDS encoding SDR family NAD(P)-dependent oxidoreductase encodes MSTRKIALVTGGSRGLGKNMALHLAQKGIGVLLTYHSQQADADQVVAEIEEQGGQAAALPLDATNVASFDGFLAQVQHTLRTTFGAEKFDFLINNAGTALYAPFADTTEAQFDEMMNIHLKGPFFLTQKALPLINHGGRIINISSGLARFANPGSSTYASMKGAIEVLTRYQARELGSRGIAANVVAPGPIATDFGGGRVRDNEELNQHLAAATALGRVGLPDDIGPIVAFLCTEDARWINAQRIEGSGGIFV; translated from the coding sequence ATGAGCACTCGCAAAATAGCGCTGGTAACCGGCGGCAGCCGGGGCCTGGGCAAAAACATGGCCCTGCACCTGGCCCAGAAAGGCATCGGCGTTCTGCTGACCTACCACAGCCAGCAGGCCGACGCCGACCAGGTAGTGGCCGAAATTGAGGAGCAGGGAGGCCAGGCCGCCGCGCTGCCGCTGGATGCCACCAACGTAGCCTCTTTCGACGGCTTTCTGGCGCAGGTGCAGCACACGTTGCGCACCACCTTCGGGGCCGAGAAGTTCGACTTTCTCATCAACAACGCCGGCACGGCCCTGTACGCGCCCTTTGCCGACACCACGGAGGCGCAGTTTGATGAGATGATGAACATCCACCTCAAAGGCCCCTTCTTCCTCACCCAGAAAGCACTACCTCTTATCAACCACGGCGGCCGCATCATCAACATCTCCTCCGGGCTGGCGCGGTTTGCCAACCCCGGCTCTTCCACCTACGCCAGCATGAAGGGCGCAATCGAGGTGCTCACGCGCTACCAGGCCAGGGAGCTGGGCAGCCGCGGTATTGCCGCCAACGTGGTAGCGCCCGGTCCTATTGCCACCGACTTTGGCGGGGGCCGCGTACGCGACAACGAGGAGTTGAACCAGCACCTGGCCGCCGCTACGGCCCTGGGCCGCGTGGGCCTGCCCGACGATATCGGCCCCATCGTAGCCTTCCTCTGCACCGAGGATGCCCGCTGGATCAATGCCCAGCGCATTGAGGGCTCCGGGGGCATATTCGTGTAG
- a CDS encoding DUF3667 domain-containing protein, whose protein sequence is MHATSASSPATAALIEPAPHACLNCGTTLHDEFCAHCGQAASTHRRITLGHWLHDIPHSIWHVDKGLPYTLQQMLRRPGPTLQRYLAGQRAPFFRPLSYLLIITGLITFLYVVLHLRPYNTHDPSIPAALRIAQERFIGFFSKYINWFAVALLPLTSAVVRLFLRRGGFNYAESITVATFVTGTSHFLTLLVLPVLYLLNGTRSGQMLMMSVTFLTLAYQSWAYGSLLQGTGLSAVGRYLRGWAAAMGGYLITLTIATFIMIMLNREQIQAFIKHKTQHSAQPVIPR, encoded by the coding sequence ATGCACGCTACTTCTGCCTCCAGCCCGGCTACGGCTGCCCTCATCGAGCCCGCGCCGCACGCCTGCCTGAACTGCGGCACCACCCTGCACGACGAGTTCTGCGCCCACTGCGGGCAGGCAGCCAGCACGCACCGGCGCATTACCCTGGGCCACTGGCTGCACGACATTCCGCACAGCATCTGGCACGTGGATAAGGGGCTGCCCTACACCCTGCAGCAGATGCTGCGCCGACCGGGTCCTACGTTGCAGCGGTACTTGGCGGGGCAACGGGCGCCGTTTTTCCGGCCGCTTTCCTACCTGCTCATTATTACCGGGCTTATCACGTTTCTGTACGTGGTGCTGCACCTGCGGCCCTACAATACCCACGACCCTTCCATTCCGGCTGCGCTACGGATAGCACAGGAGCGCTTCATTGGGTTCTTCTCGAAATACATCAACTGGTTTGCGGTGGCCCTGTTGCCCCTCACCTCGGCGGTAGTGCGTCTGTTTCTGCGGCGCGGCGGTTTTAACTACGCCGAGTCCATCACGGTAGCTACGTTCGTGACGGGCACCTCCCACTTTCTGACCTTGCTGGTACTGCCGGTGCTGTATTTGCTGAATGGCACCCGCAGCGGGCAGATGCTGATGATGAGCGTGACATTTCTTACGCTGGCTTACCAAAGCTGGGCCTACGGCAGCTTGTTGCAAGGCACCGGGCTGTCGGCAGTGGGGCGCTACCTGCGCGGCTGGGCAGCGGCTATGGGTGGCTACCTCATCACGCTGACTATAGCTACGTTCATCATGATCATGCTCAACCGGGAGCAGATCCAGGCCTTCATCAAGCACAAAACCCAGCATTCCGCGCAGCCGGTCATCCCTCGGTAG
- a CDS encoding 2'-5' RNA ligase family protein: MLAITSILNPQSAARINGIIKSLEAEFGLDDVQATPDPHITYQLAGVRKLSSLKAVLQEVARTTAPFAAFTTGLGVFPGPNPVIYIPVLRSDGLNQLHRRILRTTAPLCLRTDKFSGPDCWLPHISLALHDTTPDLLGPVLQYLNQQTFNLKLSINNLAILRQEDEKFVPEKIFPFEGHKHEAAPTLFAASGAAAR, from the coding sequence ATGCTCGCCATCACCTCCATTCTGAACCCGCAGAGCGCCGCCCGCATCAATGGCATCATCAAGAGCCTGGAGGCGGAGTTCGGGCTCGACGACGTGCAGGCCACGCCCGACCCGCACATCACCTACCAGCTGGCAGGAGTACGCAAGCTCTCGTCGCTGAAGGCGGTGCTGCAGGAGGTGGCGCGCACTACGGCGCCGTTTGCGGCCTTCACGACCGGGCTGGGCGTGTTTCCGGGACCTAACCCGGTTATCTACATCCCGGTGCTGCGCTCCGATGGCCTCAACCAGCTGCATCGGCGTATTCTGCGCACCACCGCGCCACTGTGTTTGCGCACCGATAAGTTCAGCGGGCCCGACTGCTGGCTGCCGCATATTTCCCTGGCCTTGCACGACACCACGCCCGATTTGCTGGGGCCGGTGCTGCAGTACCTCAACCAGCAAACCTTCAACCTCAAGCTCAGCATCAACAACCTGGCGATTCTGCGGCAGGAAGACGAAAAGTTTGTGCCGGAGAAGATATTTCCGTTTGAGGGCCACAAGCACGAGGCCGCGCCTACCCTGTTTGCGGCCTCCGGCGCGGCGGCGCGTTAG
- a CDS encoding DUF1572 domain-containing protein: MAELDALGPAVLISIRHAFTSYKALADRALAQLSPTDWLAVPGPESNSVAVLVQHMVGNLRSRFTDFWITDGEKPTRRRDQEFEQPATAEPTVLLAEWEAAWQILFDLLDAMQPADLLRPVTIRGEVYTALGALQRQVAHYAAHVGQVVVLAKLWRGPQWQTLSIPRGQSHQFNQQMQLAAGR; the protein is encoded by the coding sequence ATGGCTGAACTCGACGCGTTGGGACCGGCGGTGCTGATCAGCATCCGCCACGCCTTCACCAGCTACAAAGCCCTGGCCGACCGTGCCCTGGCTCAACTCTCGCCCACCGACTGGCTGGCGGTGCCCGGCCCCGAAAGCAACAGCGTAGCGGTGCTGGTGCAGCACATGGTGGGCAACCTCCGCTCCCGCTTTACCGATTTCTGGATCACTGACGGGGAAAAGCCCACCCGCCGCCGCGACCAGGAGTTTGAGCAGCCCGCCACGGCCGAGCCCACCGTGCTCCTGGCCGAATGGGAAGCTGCCTGGCAGATTCTGTTCGACCTGCTGGACGCTATGCAGCCCGCCGATTTGCTGCGGCCCGTGACAATTCGGGGGGAGGTCTACACGGCGCTGGGGGCTTTGCAGCGGCAGGTGGCGCACTACGCCGCGCACGTGGGCCAAGTGGTGGTGCTGGCCAAGCTCTGGCGCGGCCCGCAGTGGCAAACGCTCAGCATCCCGCGCGGGCAGAGCCACCAGTTCAACCAGCAAATGCAGCTGGCGGCCGGCCGCTAA
- a CDS encoding DUF2256 domain-containing protein, with translation MPRASSLPTKLIKGNLPSKTCLTCGRPFEYRKKWRSCWDEVKYCGEKCQRNKKRLFPANGEGF, from the coding sequence ATGCCCCGCGCTTCTTCCCTGCCCACCAAACTCATCAAAGGCAACCTGCCCAGCAAAACCTGCCTGACCTGCGGCCGGCCCTTCGAGTACCGCAAGAAGTGGCGCAGCTGCTGGGATGAGGTGAAGTACTGCGGGGAGAAATGTCAGCGCAACAAGAAAAGGCTATTTCCAGCTAATGGAGAGGGTTTCTGA
- a CDS encoding DUF1837 domain-containing protein, with protein MSAIDWNKLIKIEDKWIEKHLLSQTTSRDTKVVVRGYSIPFSGTKNSYKNFAVALSEIIGEFTHDKSQLSRLGILKANKNAQKIFGNIDPSKDGRYGELILFAIVESILRCPMVSHKIPSSFHDQVKGGDGIFIGDYEYKKGEYNTAILIGESKIWQNYSAALDDSLASVDRFHDSTSGPRFNSQEFLVAKRGIALSDDFDPEVLYNYLSPETTEHRSCIMVHPTFIMYETNTINTIERKALTAIEAETLIKNYISSRHSDHINLINEKLALFSNLNAVYLDFFILPVKSVDDFRKEVFYEIHGINYTK; from the coding sequence ATGAGCGCCATAGACTGGAATAAATTAATTAAGATTGAAGATAAGTGGATAGAGAAACACTTGCTCTCTCAAACAACATCTAGAGATACCAAAGTGGTAGTCAGAGGCTATTCGATTCCCTTTTCAGGAACAAAGAATAGTTATAAGAACTTTGCGGTAGCATTAAGCGAAATAATAGGAGAGTTTACACATGATAAGTCTCAGTTATCAAGATTAGGAATTCTGAAAGCAAATAAAAATGCTCAAAAGATATTTGGTAATATAGATCCGTCTAAGGATGGCCGTTATGGAGAGTTGATTTTGTTTGCTATAGTAGAGAGTATATTAAGATGCCCTATGGTATCACATAAGATCCCATCTAGTTTTCATGATCAAGTCAAGGGAGGTGATGGTATTTTTATTGGTGATTATGAATATAAGAAAGGCGAATATAATACTGCAATACTTATTGGCGAGTCAAAAATTTGGCAAAATTACTCAGCTGCACTTGATGATTCACTTGCTTCAGTAGATAGATTTCATGATAGTACCTCTGGTCCAAGATTTAATTCTCAGGAATTCTTAGTGGCAAAAAGAGGAATAGCGTTGAGTGATGATTTTGATCCAGAAGTCCTTTATAATTATCTGTCGCCAGAAACTACTGAGCATCGAAGTTGTATTATGGTGCATCCTACTTTTATTATGTACGAGACTAATACAATTAATACTATAGAAAGAAAAGCGCTTACTGCTATTGAAGCTGAAACATTAATAAAGAATTATATTTCGAGTAGACATTCAGATCATATTAATTTAATAAATGAGAAGCTTGCTCTCTTCTCTAATCTAAATGCTGTGTACTTAGACTTCTTTATACTTCCTGTAAAGAGTGTTGATGATTTTAGAAAAGAAGTATTCTATGAAATTCACGGAATAAACTACACGAAATAA